A single Bacteroidota bacterium DNA region contains:
- a CDS encoding iron-sulfur cluster assembly scaffold protein, with translation MSEVWNLLKTSGYSDRAIEYYENHLNVGSIENPDAHSIFTGPCGDTMEIFLKISDIITDAKFQAIGCAGSFASGSALTEMIKGKTLMDCERLDEYDILNHLGAIPLQKVHCARLAILTLKKAIEQYKKKE, from the coding sequence ATGAGTGAGGTATGGAATTTATTAAAAACCTCTGGATATTCGGATAGGGCTATAGAATATTATGAAAATCATTTAAATGTCGGGAGTATCGAAAACCCGGATGCCCATTCCATATTTACAGGCCCCTGCGGAGATACGATGGAAATATTTTTGAAAATATCGGATATCATAACCGATGCAAAATTCCAAGCTATAGGTTGTGCAGGCTCTTTCGCATCAGGTTCTGCTCTTACTGAAATGATAAAAGGTAAAACGTTGATGGATTGTGAGAGGTTGGACGAGTACGATATACTAAACCATTTGGGCGCGATACCGCTGCAGAAAGTCCATTGTGCACGGTTAGCCATATTGACTTTAAAAAAGGCGATTGAACAATACAAAAAAAAAGAGTAA
- a CDS encoding iron-sulfur cluster assembly scaffold protein, with amino-acid sequence MSKVRDLLKTSGYSDRAIEYYENHLNVGSSENPDAHSIFTGLCGDTMELFLKITSNVITDAKFQAIGCAGSFTSGSALTKMINGKTLKDCEKLNENDILNHLGAMPQQKVHCARLVIMT; translated from the coding sequence ATGAGTAAGGTACGTGACTTATTAAAAACGTCTGGATATTCGGATAGGGCTATTGAATATTATGAAAATCATTTAAATGTCGGGAGTAGCGAAAACCCGGATGCCCATTCCATATTTACAGGCCTTTGCGGCGATACGATGGAACTATTTCTGAAGATTACATCGAATGTCATTACAGACGCAAAATTCCAAGCTATAGGATGTGCAGGCTCTTTCACATCAGGTTCAGCTCTTACTAAGATGATAAATGGTAAAACGCTGAAGGATTGTGAGAAGTTGAACGAGAACGATATACTAAATCATCTGGGCGCGATGCCGCAGCAGAAAGTCCATTGTGCACGGTTAGTTATAATGACTTAA
- a CDS encoding DUF5320 domain-containing protein, whose amino-acid sequence MPGFNQTGPNGQGPMTGRRMGRCTDFGANLKSQTDTDNENPDKSTSENLPGRGLSYGRGRGFGFGRGRGGIGRGMGRQNRFRGGN is encoded by the coding sequence ATGCCAGGATTTAATCAAACAGGCCCAAATGGACAAGGTCCAATGACAGGGCGCAGAATGGGGCGTTGCACCGATTTTGGTGCAAACCTAAAAAGTCAAACTGATACTGATAACGAAAACCCAGACAAAAGCACTTCTGAAAATTTGCCCGGAAGAGGATTAAGTTATGGCAGGGGAAGAGGTTTTGGTTTTGGACGTGGCAGAGGTGGAATTGGCCGCGGTATGGGTCGACAAAACCGTTTCAGAGGGGGCAATTAA
- a CDS encoding 4Fe-4S dicluster domain-containing protein translates to MSLVELLKKDVRFQEGLNACISCGTCTAICPAAHFYPYDPRIIVETVQRGNEADILALLESDTIWYCGECLSCKTRCPRNNTPGYIVQSLRNLSQELGCFTKSEKGRQQLEVKRIVGENMIKYGYCVFLDEIDLEGHPEQGPVWQWYKDNADSILKKLGANYKGDGKGTLRKISDEDLKELNRIFEVTGATKRFEDIEKYCNGEAILKIG, encoded by the coding sequence ATGAGCCTGGTTGAATTATTAAAGAAAGATGTCAGATTTCAAGAGGGTCTGAATGCGTGCATCAGCTGTGGCACCTGTACAGCAATCTGCCCTGCTGCCCACTTTTACCCTTACGACCCCAGGATTATTGTTGAAACGGTTCAACGTGGCAATGAGGCTGATATTTTGGCCTTGCTGGAATCAGACACCATATGGTATTGTGGAGAATGCCTGAGTTGTAAAACCCGTTGCCCACGGAATAATACACCGGGCTATATAGTCCAATCCTTACGTAACCTATCCCAGGAGCTTGGATGTTTTACTAAATCGGAAAAAGGAAGACAACAGCTTGAAGTCAAACGAATTGTCGGTGAAAACATGATCAAATATGGGTATTGTGTTTTTTTGGATGAAATCGACCTGGAGGGACATCCGGAGCAAGGTCCTGTTTGGCAATGGTATAAAGATAATGCCGACAGCATTTTAAAAAAGCTTGGTGCAAATTACAAGGGTGACGGAAAAGGTACATTGCGAAAAATAAGCGATGAGGACTTGAAAGAACTAAACAGGATTTTCGAAGTCACCGGTGCTACTAAGCGATTTGAAGATATTGAAAAATATTGTAATGGTGAGGCCATTCTAAAAATTGGATAA
- a CDS encoding DUF134 domain-containing protein, whose protein sequence is MPRPKRKRNVTHPPMMEGFKPFGIPITDLEPVILFFEEYEAIRLLDYIGMTQLEAAREMAVSRPTLTRIYEKARRTIAAAFVEGKAIFIEGGDYHTDEFWYRCEACYKLLISEKEILSCSYCESDKIRPLTDKLFKMDHQKHEEHPGFCICLHCNTKIPHQQGIPCRESTCPQCGKKMVRENSYHHQLYLKKKGIKDENRNPQ, encoded by the coding sequence ATGCCACGACCAAAAAGAAAACGTAATGTAACCCATCCTCCCATGATGGAGGGATTCAAACCCTTTGGTATTCCAATTACTGATCTGGAGCCGGTTATTCTTTTTTTTGAAGAATATGAAGCCATCCGTTTATTGGATTATATAGGCATGACCCAGTTGGAGGCAGCCCGGGAGATGGCTGTTTCAAGACCTACCCTTACGCGTATTTACGAAAAAGCCCGCCGGACCATTGCTGCGGCATTTGTTGAGGGGAAAGCCATTTTTATCGAAGGAGGCGATTATCATACCGACGAGTTCTGGTACCGTTGTGAAGCATGTTATAAACTACTGATCAGTGAAAAAGAGATCTTATCATGCTCGTATTGCGAATCGGACAAAATCAGACCATTAACAGATAAGCTATTTAAAATGGATCATCAGAAACACGAAGAACATCCGGGGTTTTGCATTTGCCTGCACTGCAATACAAAGATCCCTCATCAACAGGGCATCCCATGCAGGGAAAGTACATGTCCCCAATGCGGAAAAAAGATGGTCAGGGAAAACAGTTATCATCATCAATTATATTTAAAAAAGAAAGGAATAAAAGATGAAAATCGCAATCCCCAGTGA
- a CDS encoding dinitrogenase iron-molybdenum cofactor biosynthesis protein — MKVAITSTGNSLESNLDQRFGRCAFFVIYDTETKGMEYIPNPNKEAQDGAGPASAQLVASCNIKKIISGEFGIKIKSLLDSRKIQMIIFKEPERKIKEIIEMLNH; from the coding sequence ATGAAAGTAGCTATTACAAGTACAGGAAATAGCTTAGAAAGCAATCTTGACCAGCGTTTTGGTCGTTGTGCATTTTTTGTTATTTACGATACGGAAACAAAAGGGATGGAATATATACCCAATCCGAACAAAGAGGCGCAGGACGGAGCTGGCCCTGCTTCAGCACAGTTGGTGGCATCATGTAATATAAAAAAAATAATTTCAGGTGAATTTGGGATTAAAATAAAATCCTTGCTCGACAGCCGGAAAATACAGATGATTATTTTTAAAGAACCAGAGAGGAAAATTAAAGAAATTATAGAAATGCTAAATCATTAA
- a CDS encoding DUF5320 domain-containing protein has product MPKLDGTGPEGEGSRSGRKLGKCSNATEKEKLKKLGKGMGKKRLSGGGEGKGKRLKSGLK; this is encoded by the coding sequence ATGCCAAAACTTGATGGGACAGGTCCAGAAGGAGAAGGTTCTCGTTCCGGACGTAAATTAGGAAAATGTAGTAATGCTACAGAGAAAGAAAAATTAAAAAAACTTGGGAAAGGAATGGGTAAAAAACGTCTTTCCGGAGGAGGGGAGGGCAAAGGAAAACGCTTAAAAAGCGGTTTAAAATAG
- a CDS encoding DUF5320 family protein: MPKLDGKGPEGEGSHFGRKLGKCSKTTNDEKIKNLGKGMGKKRHFGGGKGGKGKRLKSGLK, from the coding sequence ATGCCAAAACTTGATGGTAAAGGTCCCGAAGGAGAAGGTTCTCATTTCGGACGTAAATTAGGGAAATGTAGTAAAACTACAAATGATGAAAAAATAAAAAATCTCGGTAAAGGAATGGGTAAAAAACGTCATTTCGGTGGAGGAAAAGGAGGTAAAGGAAAACGCTTAAAAAGCGGTTTAAAATAG
- a CDS encoding iron-molybdenum cofactor biosynthesis protein, producing MKIAIPSDEGTYLSQHFGRTLGFTIFEIANGQIINQEYRPNTFTGHAMGQHQEHQHHGAEHEDHAQHSHGRIRSALNDCEVVIAGGMGRRLLDDLTDAGKRIYITSQPETRKAAEMFLADELKSDKEACSHHE from the coding sequence ATGAAAATCGCAATCCCCAGTGACGAAGGAACCTATTTATCTCAACATTTCGGGAGAACCCTGGGATTTACAATTTTTGAAATCGCCAACGGCCAGATCATTAATCAGGAGTATCGACCCAATACCTTTACCGGGCATGCCATGGGACAACATCAGGAACATCAGCATCATGGCGCTGAACATGAGGATCATGCCCAACATTCGCATGGAAGAATACGGAGTGCATTGAACGACTGTGAAGTTGTGATAGCGGGAGGGATGGGGCGCAGGTTATTAGATGACCTTACCGATGCCGGAAAAAGAATCTATATTACCTCCCAGCCCGAAACCCGTAAAGCCGCGGAGATGTTTCTGGCTGATGAATTAAAAAGCGACAAGGAAGCCTGTAGCCATCATGAATAA
- a CDS encoding DUF5320 domain-containing protein translates to MPRFDQTGPMGQCPMTGHRMGRCNAFGANQKNQNSAQSENPDQNLPENFAGRGFGIDWGRCGRGRGMGRQNRFRGSN, encoded by the coding sequence ATGCCAAGATTTGATCAAACTGGCCCAATGGGACAATGTCCTATGACAGGCCACAGAATGGGGCGGTGTAATGCTTTTGGTGCAAACCAGAAAAATCAAAATTCGGCACAATCTGAAAATCCTGACCAGAATCTGCCTGAAAATTTTGCAGGTCGTGGTTTTGGCATTGACTGGGGCAGGTGTGGAAGAGGTCGCGGTATGGGACGACAAAACCGTTTCAGAGGCAGCAATTAA